aaaaggatccttactcaaaactaacattcaaggacccaagaaaatttgggtaccaaaatcaaaatatgattatgtgaatgatgGACTCCTTGAAGCAAAGTTAGCACATTGATAGCGgttgctccaaacacatggcgggagatgcatcaaagtttattcacatttttcccaaaaataatgaacatgtgatctatggagacaacaacaaaggtaaaattgttggagttggaaaaataggtacgaatccCTCTACctccataaaaaaatgttttacttattgatggtcttaagcatagtttattaagtatttatcaattatgtgataaaggccttttggtatcatttgattctcatatattccaacaagtggtatcaagaAATGATACTTTGAATGATATGGCATGCTCTACTTCTTTAACTTATTATAAATTGCTGAATGCTTTTTTCCTCTctgctcatgatttgttttttgatgttgacaaagggggagagatagataaaagataagatagtaaGGGAAATAATCTATTCTTTATGAGagatttttatatatgaaatcttcaactatttcatataagcaatcattgcaatatcaagggggagtaaactatatagatatatattcttttgtttttactcCTAACCTAcaaatggttgtcatcatcaaaaagggggagaatgtgaatcatgcaagtttcaggttttgatgatgccaaaaagaatttgcttgataatgattctcatcatcaaaaagggggagaatgtgaatcatgcaggtttcgATGATGCTAAAAAGAGTTTGCCtaataatgattgtcatcatcaaaaagggggagaatgtgaatgtatgaatacagggctttgatgatgccaaagtagaatcaaacaacaaggttgtttcaacaaacattcaaaggttaagcattgctttaaGATTAATAGAAGGTTgattcaacaaacattcaaaggttaagcattgcttcaagaataattcaaggtcaaagcaagcaagatcaagaaaaagataaggcctcaAACAATCTCACTGGTTGATCAagtttttgcctcaaaacacattgtttccaacatccaaggctttggtaatcgattaccaggtagtgtaatcgattactagaagacaattttgaagcaaagggttttgaatttgaattttgaatcatgtaattgattaccagatgtttttaatcgattaccagcaacaacacttcagaaaacactttaaaaagacatgacccttcaaaatataactgtgtaatcgattaccagaaacctataatcgattaccagtgaagaattttTGAAAAAGCTTTTCGAAAAGACACatatcttcaaaccattttgaaaaggcacgaagggcctatatatatgtgtgtctgacttcgaaaagcaagagagagatattctaagagaattTAATTGCCacatgctctctcaacaactcttgggcaaacacttgcaaatctattgagaattcgtccaggaacttcaaattgtattatcatctctaaaagagagaaattcctctaggaacttcaatttgtatcatccactctaaaggagagaaagcTTTCTGTTCATCTTAAAAAGTCAGTTGttatcaagagactggttgtctcttggattgtgagaattgtaatcaagagacgggttgtctcttggagaatctttgaacacaagggtgagggatcccaaggtgtgttcatagtctgtaaaggatttacagagatagtggaaaatctcaagtgggttgcttgaggactggatgtaggcacgggaagtggccaaaccagtataaatcgagttttcatttctctcttcccttatctcatttatgttattgcaatcaactttgtcttgcatgtttaaagaacattattaaattgattgttgcttcttcttctgcattctgagcctatcatttagaggggtgttaaaagtttgttagtgggaaattttgaaacttaattcaccccccctcttaagttattgaggccacttgtccaacactcACATCTAGACACACTAATACTCTAAACTTTCATGAATTAATATAAATCTCTCATATTATTCTAATAGTGTTTAATTACTAAACTGCTAACAATGAGAGATTTCCTTATTTTGACTTTCTAAATTGTAGTTAACTTTTGTTAAGTGATGGTTTGAGCAAGAGTTTTTCTTCATCTAAATCACTTATTTCTAAACTTAAAACTTAAATCTAGGCCACTTAATTGTCTAATGATCTTAGTAAGAATAATGTTACTACACTGCATATTAATCAAACACATACAATTTTTACATAGAAATTTTCAGTCTAAGAAAATTGGAATGTTACATAGActaaatatatacatatgcaattatatatgatttttaaaccaTCATAGATTTATtccaaaaaagaataaaaaacaaattaattttcttccaaGACTATCCCCATTTatctccttttatatatatatatatatatatatatatatatatatatatatatatatatatatatatatatttcaaattagaCAAATTGTCATATCTTTATGatgaattaatgttaaattttattccaaatatattaatgagacataaatatattattatgatgaatttgagtttgaatttaattttaatttgtaatcaaACTAAACATTTATGAAACATCAAATGATAATATGTGTTATCCGAAGCTTgaaaaacaatcttatttcgTGATGTGGGCTTCGGATCTATTTTGggatagataaattattatagatagattttgaaaatcttGGTTAAAAAAACCCTAAGCTAAGCGGTGACGATGGGAAACACGGAAACTTGTGAATAGATCACGAAATTTAaatgggtgttgctaggtgcacctagcattattgctggtgcacccatcTCATTCAGCTTGATCCGTGTATGCTATGACGTGATCCGCATAGGGTTTTGTTGATCTGCAGAAGCTATATTTGATCCGTAGTTGACATAGATGATCCGCAAGCttgttacggatcaagttgatccatatgcCTGTTGCGAATCAAGTTGATATGCAAGTGActtacgaatcaagttgatccgtaacaagcttgtggatcaagttgatccgcaagttacttacgaatcaacttgatccgtaacaagcttgtggatcaacttgatccgcaagtTACTTACAGATCAAGTTTATCTGTAAGTaacttgcggatcaacttgatccgcaagaAGCTTGTGTCTGTTTTTTTTAGAaggggattttattttatttttgaatatgaATAACATAAGATTTGCACGAATTCAAACATAAAATCAttccaaacataaaaataacattaaattaacTTCAGCAGAGTCGAAAGAAATAGAATTAGCATCAAATACGACAACTAAGTGATGCTAATTTTGTGACAAGGACATATTATCTTCCATTTCGATGACATGCTTACTAAAAACAggtaaaatttctattggcccaaattttttccagtagttagaatACACTAACACCTTCAACACATCATCGTTGGTTTTCAGTTCAATAATTtcgaatttgataattttttctaaatacTCATAGTGACTTGGTTGTCAAAAAAACAATCGCCTTACCGTTTGTGTTTAATGAAtaccataagggggaatcccaTGAGGCGCAATttgcttgatcaaatccttcGGTTCATCCATGGTACATCCGGAAGGAATGTCAAACTTTTTGGGATTTATTCCTGTGAGCAAGtaaccaacaaactcattttgaCGAGTAGGGGTCATAGTGGCTTCAAGTATGTTTAATATACCATCTGGTGTTCTACCaatggtgcataataactcaatcagaCCAACACTTGAAAATTgatgattacacattaacattgtgttaacatcatcatcatttttcagttGTATACATTGAAAGCGAAGATGGTTACCTATATATGTGAATGGCTgccggtagtaaatttcatccaaatattattcgtcggttagctgaagggtattgtgtattctggtttttaacgTTTGAAAATACAAGCATTAGGTAGTCGAAAAGGTACTGGAGTGGAGGTTTGAAAATGAACACCACTATCATTGCGAACAATGGaaccatttggaaaaataaaacctaatgcAAAGTTCACAATTGTTTGACTGTTTGTTTCTCCCAAGAATGTCATACTTTGTTCAAAGAGTTGAGTTAGGAAtgaatgttaaattttttacagtGTTTGACTGTGtgatatatatagatgagtttCAATATCattgattcaaatttttaaaataaatacatacggGTGCACTTGGTTTCTGTCTGTGTTGTCAACCACACCAATGACGTGACATGCTAACACGCTTTATGTTAACACCCTTGCATTTcccaatgtgtagtcaagtcttaCAGTGTCCTGTCACGCTTTATGTTAACACACTTGCATTTCCCAATGTATAGTCAAGTCTTACAGTGTCTTGTCATGCTTTATGTTAACATGCTTGCATTTcccaatgtgtagtcaagtcttaCAGTGTCCTGTCACGCTTTATGTTAACACGCTTGCATTTCCCAATGTATTGTCAACTCAGACAACGATTTATCATACATGCGTACTTTATTTTCGTTGCAccaattattttctctctcgAAAAAGCaacaattaactaataatttttatgttaacataacaaataaacaaagatagATAACTCTAATGtcagattcaaattcaaaatgatcattcattcaaaggtaCATTTTCAATCATCATTTAAGTCAACATAGTCTCTTTTGTACATCGTGAAGCTTCTATAAtgttgcattctactaatatatagaGTTGGCCACTACTTCGCCTGAGGATGACAAttgctagaccataacaatgctaCTGGCGGTAAAGGACAacgatattttaaataaatctgttgtacatgcaaaaaaatatattaactcaATCGTACACAACTGAttgcatatatataaaaaaaatttatatatacaatgtacctgaacaaaatgattgtcatagaTGTGACTGATACAAATTATGTGATGCACCGAAGAATCTCccggtggttgacttctaagaggaaagaaCGTCATACTTTGTTGGTGAGATATggatacaaggattacattataccttgacgcaatcacatatcccatgtcggttatatccatccacttatccatagtgacctgaatgaaacaaatatagacGTTGAAGCTAATTTTAAagttaagtcttaaaaatcaaaaacataaattaaataccTTGGTTAACCCATCAACATGTAGTGATatccttaattcctcaaatttgTCCGTGCCACCAAAGAGCTTGATATAGTCTTCTAAGAATTTGCCAAGTTCTATAAGCAAATGGGTGCGGACCAATGACCAAGagtcttcacccatacctaataaaccggAAACCGACCAATACCCATAGTTTCCATCAGCTTGGACATCAATAATGTTGTCAATGAAGTCGTGGATAAATggctgaaattgatccaacataggCATGATCCTTCTTGGATTGGGTTGCTCAAAAGATGATGCACTACGCTTCACTGACGAATTGCTATTTTGCGTAGAATGAAAAGCAtctacatactcccagtaagatggaTCGCACTTTGTTGACCTTGGGTTTCTTTTCATTGGTTTCTACGGTGCACCTTTTGTGTTAACCTTTGCTAGAGGAGGACACATCAAAttttgatcagggtatgcaattttgcaaagCTTAGTCTTCAGAGTAAActtaccacaaacatcaagttcttcaAATCTTTTGGATATTGTTTCCATTACTTCCTTGATGCTTACCtcgggctcagataacccttggtctgaaaaactgaGTCTCCTCTAGAACATATGGATCGATTCCAGTGGGATGCAACCaacaacatatttggatagctcacaaGCACAAGGAAGACTGTGCATGGTTCTCATGACACAATCACAAGTGGAAGGATTCTTTCCAGCATAGTGAACACGCTCAAATTCagcagcaatctgatttaaagcataccttgaaaccatttcaagaagcctcttgtataaggttttttggaAGACATGTCCAAtgacatgtgtacttgtttcaaatgatgctCTAATTTCCGTGTGTTGTAGtgtcatcatgttgttcatggcatcccagaCACTGCATAAGTCTCCCAGGCGATTCTATAACACTCTTTTTAAAGCCTAGTGAGcatattcaaccctacatttcaaatacacaaataacaataaacatatacaacaataaaaatCCATTAATTCATCAACGTTAATAGAAATAAGTGAAAAAtttcatacctgtttgttgttgtgttccctaagtgcatcaccttattcgtccacgcggtaacaaatttttccttgtgtggaATTATCCATGTATCCTTGACATaatcaacaaacattggccaaggtAAACAAACTATTTCAAACCTCTTTAGGTACTCATCAAACTGATGCTCTGAAGGACAATCAACAAGAGTTCCCCAGACATCCATGACATATTCCCAAGCATTTCTTAGACCAATTAACGATTTACAtttggccttcacattcttgtttatgtgaaagctgcacaacaaatttgtacactcaggaaatacagttttcactgcattcatcaaatCTATGTCTCTGTTAGTGATAATAACTTTAGGGAGGACATCACGCCTTAAAAATATACCTTGGAAGCGTTCTAAAGCCCAAACCACATTATTAAGACGTtcaccctccagatatgcaaaactggcagagaatgtcatcccaattggtgtcaccccaacaaaatcgagcagtggaagtctgtacctgtttgttttgtaggtactgtctatcaaaaacaccaaattacatgtgttgactaacttcactacattagggtgacaccaaaagatatcacgaaccacgtcttcatcctttaatctgtgccaatgaatatactgatcccattcaagaagcttcattagatgttgcatttcagtatcacttcctcttatggaagaacgatatgcacttcttgcattgtatatttgtttgatggtcgtacaactattggcattgtgctccttcagagtcagcagaatgtttcttggtttgaccattgacttcatcatatcaacaataagtgtcttttcagctttagtcaatcgcccgacatatggatgtccaactaatgacttggctaattcatgattatgaatctcacaaatcaacttcaccatccagccttgtcctccaaccactggcttgccaagaagcttgaagggacacccacatttcctaaTCCCAAtgtctcttctaacaaattctttcttcttACACCTATACTCGCCACTCCTTTCAcagccaattaacacaaacaaagtccttcctctactacctGTGTTTGTGTCAGACCTTACAATCACTgccacaaatccattttcatgagcAACGGATCGAGCCCACCGCAAAACATCCTCTCGGCTGTCAAATACCTACAAACCAATCCAGATAATATCAGTTTCCTACaacatattcattttattttattaaatcactcACAATCATGAACGTTATTACCTAAGAAGTATTGAGCGCatccgaacaatcaacatgtgattcattcacaccacatttttcttcattttcataatccatatccacttcttcagacattatactttcatacatccactgatcttcgtccatcataacaataaatcaaaaaatttcAACACATGAAGACAACACCTATCCAAACTATACATAACATACAAAACTATACATAATAACTCATCATTAGTAAacaaagtaataattaaaaaacaaaattaaaataaaaaatgacaatacaaaaaaagtaataattaaaaaacacaattaaacttaaataaaggttaaaatttcaaaaaatgtagaatgttacggatcaagttgatccgtaagtcttttgCGGATCAACTTGGTCTGTAAAAGACtggcggatcaacttgatccgtaataatcaacttgatccatagcTTTAAAATcaacatacggatcaagttgatctgtaaacttcttacggatcaacttgatctgccCGATCTACCATACACCAGAACGCACCATGACGCAAATGCGTACCTTGTATGTCACCGACAACCACCACAACACTGAACACCggtaccttcaccttcaccttACCTAACTGATCGCAAGGAAACGAAGAAACGGAGAAACACTGCGCACCAAAGACAGAAAACGAAGGAGAGGATGCACaaaaatggagaaagaaggactgtgccatttttaaaacataaaaaagctTTTTTAAAGGAGAAAGAAGGCGCAGGGGCAGTTTTGGGTTTTTCAAaatttgctgggtgcacctagcaactcccAATTTAAATTCATGCCGAAGTCATTGCAGTGTCAATCGCGCAAGTGCGATTTGTAGGAAAAATTGAAGACATCGAGCACTGACAACGCAATCCGCAAG
This genomic interval from Glycine max cultivar Williams 82 chromosome 5, Glycine_max_v4.0, whole genome shotgun sequence contains the following:
- the LOC106798820 gene encoding uncharacterized protein — translated: MKRNPRSTKCDPSYWEYVDAFHSTQNSNSSVKRSASSFEQPNPRRIMPMLDQFQPFIHDFIDNIIDVQADGNYGYWSVSGLLGMGEDSWSLVRTHLLIELGKFLEDYIKLFGGTDKFEELRISLHVDGTPDGILNILEATMTPTRQNEFVGYLLTGINPKKFDIPSGCTMDEPKDLIKQIAPHGIPPYGIH